In Arvicanthis niloticus isolate mArvNil1 chromosome 27, mArvNil1.pat.X, whole genome shotgun sequence, a genomic segment contains:
- the Scd5 gene encoding LOW QUALITY PROTEIN: stearoyl-CoA desaturase 5 (The sequence of the model RefSeq protein was modified relative to this genomic sequence to represent the inferred CDS: inserted 1 base in 1 codon): MLQALSLHTVVAAFAGGVMRTGAVAGRYYKISVVLVCFXVPCTVPWYIWGEGPCNSYFLESILRYTVVLCGTWLVNSTAHMYGKHLYDKLISPRQNPLIVLAAIGECFHDYHHEFPFGYSESEFGLNFNPTTWFIDFIWFRRLATDCKQRTKQMIEVRKPKAGDGSSWTCPVPSTVATLGIQLAAVGLRVSCLLLVGGSGKWGGDEAYRVWEALFVSNTVSCNYQ; this comes from the exons ATGTTGCAGGCGCTCTCTTTACACACGGTGGTGGCAGCCTTTGCAGGTGGAGTGATGAGAACTGGAGCTGTGGCTGGCAG GTACTATAAGATCAGTGTGGTGCTCGTGTGCT CTGTTCCCTGCACTGTGCCCTGGTACATCTGGGGAGAGGGTCCATGCAATTCCTACTTCTTAGAGTCCATTCTCCGATACACCGTTGTCCTCTGTGGTACCTGGCTGGTCAACAGCACTGCCCACATGTACGGAAAGCATCTCTATGACAAGCTTATCAGCCCTCGGCAGAACCCACTCATCGTTCTGGCAGCCATTG GTGAATGCTTCCACGATTACCACCATGAGTTTCCCTTTGGCTACTCTGAGAGTGAATTTGGCTTAAATTTCAACCCAACCACCTGGTTCATTGACTTCATATGGTTCCGGAGACTGGCCACTGACTGCAAACAGAGGACCAAGCAGATGATTGAGGTCCGCAAGCCCAAGGCTGGTGATGGCAGCAGCTGGACCTGCCCGGTGCCATCCACAGTGGCAACTCTTGGCATCCAGCTAGCAGCTGTTGGCTTACGAGTCTCTTGTTTGTTGCTTGTAGGAGggagtggaaagtggggaggggatGAAGCCTACAGGGTTTGGGAAGCTCTATTTGTCTCAAATACTGTCAGCTGTAACTACCAATGA